The DNA window ACCAGATTGCGGAGCACGATCTGCACGCCGCCGCCGTCGGCCTGCGCCCAGATTGGCTCGCCTCCGGCCTGGACCTGCAGGCGCAGCCCTTCCGCCTCGGCCTGAGGCCGAAGCTCGCCGGCGACCTCACGGGCCTGCTCGGACAGGTCCACCGGCTCGGCCGCCAGGTCCATTTCCCCGGCCTCCAGCCGCGAGAGGTTGAGCACGCCGGTGAGCGTATCCATCAGCCGCTGGCCACTCTTCTGAATCAGGCCCGCAAACTCCCCGAGGGGCTTCAGGTCGCCTGCCTCGGCCGGAGGCTCCAGGCTCCCGATCTCCTCCTCAATCATCTCCGCAAACCCCAGGATCGACGTCAGCGGTGTGCGGATTTCGTGGCTCATGTTCGCGAGAAGGGACGACTTCATCCGGTTGGCCTCCTCGGCGGCTTTCTTGGCGCTCATAAGCTCGCGCTCCTTGCGGACGTTCTCCGTAATGTCCTGCGCCAGCATCAGGCCCTTTGCATTGGTGTCGCCCTGGAGGGGCACGACGTGGACGCGCAGCGTGCGGCCGCCCACCCCAATCCGGCGGTCCGTCTGCTCCCCCTCCAGGGCCGCCTCGAAGCGGTCCACAATGGGGTGCCGCCCCCCCTCGATGCCGACGAGGACGGTTCCGGCCTGTGCCCCGAGCAGGTCGGACTCTCCCAGCTCGTACGTGCCGAGCAGTTCCCCGGCCGCCAGCGTATAGGTGAGGCCCTCGTCGAAGAGGAACACCGCCCCGTTCGGAATATTCTCGGCGAGGGTCCGGTAGCGGCGCTCACGCTCGATCAAATCACGCTCCTGGTCCAGCGCATCTAGGGTGTCCTGAAAGCTCTGGGCGACGACCTCTAGAAGACGGAGTTCATCGTCGTCGAGCCGGTTTTGGGCAGCGGCGCCTACTGCGAGCACACCGCGCTGCCCCAGCGGGACGTACGCGCAGCCTTCGAGGCCCGACCGGTCTACGCCGTCGTCGATGGTGCTGGGATCGGAGTACGCATGGGTGTCGCCCGTGCTGAGGGCGGCCCAGAGCGGGGTGTGTCCCTGCTCGACCCGGGGCATCGACCCGACCACCTCACTGTCGATGGTGCCGGCCCGCACCAGCACGTCGCCGTCGCGCAGGTACACGGCGGCCTCCTGGAGGCCGAGGGTGTCGCCGAGGGCATCGGTGACAGTCGACGCGGCGCCGGCTTTCGTGCTCACGTCGAGAAGGTCCCGCGTCACGCGGTAGAGGGTGCGAAGGCGCTGCTCCCGCACTTTCTGGTCGGTCACGTCGGTAGTCACGCCGGCGAGCCGCTGAAGAGCCCCTTCGTCGTCGTAGATGGCATCGATCCGTGCCGTGAGCCACCGGCGGCCCCGCGTGGGATGCAGCACGCGGAACTCTTGGTGCTGCGGCCAGCGTGGTTCGTCGGCGTTCTGGGCCTCGATGTCGGAGCGAAGGGCCGCGAGGTCCGCGGGATGGACGTGGCGGGTCCAGGCACTCGGGTTGTCGCGCAGCGTGTCCCGGTCCACGCCGTACAGCGTTTCGACCGCACTGTTGGCGTAAAGGAGCTCTGAGTAATCGGGCGTAACGATATAAAACGCGTTCGGCACCGTCTCCGCGAGCTGCTCGAACCGCTGGTTGGCACGCCGAAGGGCCCGGCGTCGCTCCTTCTGCTGGGTCACGTCGCGCCCGATCCCGCACAAGACGCGGCCCCGTGTCGGGGCGTCGAAGGCGTCCCCCACAAACTCGTGGGGCACCCGACGCCCGTCCTTGGTGACCAGGGGGGCTTCTACTCGAACAGCCTGACCCGCGGCGCTCTCCTCGATGGCGTCTCGGATGCGCGCTGCATCGTCTCCCTCGAAGAGATCGAGGGCCGTCATGGCCTCAAGCTCCGCGTCCGTGTAGCCGGTGACCTCATTGACGCGGCGGTTCCAGAACAGGAGATCTCCCTGCTCGTCGAGCAGGTAAAACACGTCGTCAATCGTGTCAAGGACCTGGTCCAGGAACGCCTTCTGGTCGGCCAGGTCCTGTCGGTGTTCCTCGCGCTGGGTGACGTCGTGGATGACCGAGAAGAGAAGCGTCCCGGCCCGGTCCAGGTTCGGGATTGGGGCCGAGAGGACCCGCACCGTTCGGACCGCCCCGGACGCGAGCTCGTGCTCGAACAGGAACTCGTCGCCGTCCTCCGCCGCTTCACGGCGCTCCCGCGCCACCTCCTCCGCCGGAAGTTGATTGATGTCCTGGATCGACATGGACATCAGGATGTCCCGCTCGTATCCGTAGAACTCAACGGCCGCCGCGTTGGCCTGCTCAATTGCGCCTGTCTCCTCGTCGATGAGCAGCATCGGGGCGCTGTGGCCCTCGAACATCATTCGGAACCGGCGCTCCCGGCGGGTGAGGCGCTTTTGCATGGCCTTTCGTTCGGAGACGTCCCGGAAGACCCCGTAGACCACGCGCCCGTCGGGGAGATCTACGGTGGTGGCGTTGACTTCAACGGGGACGGTAGTGCCCTCGTCGGTGACGACTTCAATCTGGGTCCCGTCCGGGAGGGCCCGCATCGGGCCGTCTTCGTCGAGGCTCCGCCGAAACAGAGACGCGTACGCCTCGGCCCGGCCCGAGGGGTGGAGGTCAGTCTGGTGGGCCCCGATGATCTCCTCGCGGGGACGCCCGAGCAGGCCTGTGGCGGCCGCGTTGGCCTCCACAATCTTGCCGGTCTCCGCGTCGGCAACCAGGACGGGATCGGGGTTTGCCTGGAGGAGGGTCTGGTAGCGCTCCCGGCTGGTCGCGAGATCACGCTGGCGTTCCCACTGGGCCGTCACGTCGGTGGCGATGCCCAAGACGCGGACGGCCTCCCCTTTCTCGTGGACCGGCGTCGCCCGGAGGCTCATTCGAGCAACCCCTTCCTCGGGGTGGAACAGCCAAAAGTCTCCTTCCCACGATTCGCCGGTGCTGGTCATGTTCTCCAGGGCCGCCTCCACATCGGGCAGATCATTGGGATGAACGATTTCGGTAAAGGCCTCGAACGTCTGTGGGTCGTGCCCGAATAGATCCTGGAGGGTCTCGTCCCACTGCATCTCGCCGGTCTGTAGGTTCCACTCGAGGACCCCCGTGTCGGTCCCCGCAAGCGCCAAGTCGAGCTTCCGTTGGCGCTCTTTTCGCTCGGTCACGTCGGTCCCCGACGCGAGGAGGCGGCCCACCTCGCCGTCCTCAAAGATGGGAATTACCAAAGTCTCGATCCAGCGGGTGCGCCCGTCCCCGTCCTCGATTCGAAACTCTCCGTTCCAGGAGGATGCGCTGTCGACGACGGAGTCGAACCCGTCCCGCACCCGCGAGCGGTCCTCCGGATGGATCAGGGCAAAGAAGTCGTCTGTGCTTTCCGGTGCGCGTCCAAAAATGTTGCGAAGCATGCCGTCCCACCGGATCTGGCCGGCCTGCAGGTCCCACTCGGCGATGCCGGTTTCGCTCGCGGTGAGGAGCAGTTGGCGTTTCCGGTTCCGATTCCGGCGATCGGTCATGTTCCGCACGGTACACACGAGCCGCCCTGCCTCCGTAACGGTGAGGGACAGCGCCGCCGGGAATGTACTGCCGTCCGGGCGCTGCCCCGTCACGAGGCCCTGCCAGTGCCCCTCCTCCTCGAGCACGGGAAACACCGTTTTTTCGAGGCGCTCGATCTCGTCCTCCCCATAGAGCATCCGCCAGGTGTTGCCCAGGAGCTGCTCCTTGTCGTCGAAGCCGTACATGTCGGCGTGGGTCTGGTCCACGTACACGTACTCGTCGCCGGCCAGCACGGCCATGCCCTCCGTAGAATCCTCGACGGCCTGATGGAGGACCTCCAGCTCGCGCCGCTGGTCCTCCCGAGCGGTAACGTCGCGGCCCGAAGCGATGAGGGCCGTGACCGCACCGTCCCTGTCCGTGACGGGACGGATAGTGCCCCGAATTGTATACTCGAGCCCGTCGGCGTCTACGTGCTGGTACTGGTACGACACGTACTCTCCGCCGGCCGCCCGCTGAATCCATTCTTGAAGGTCCGCCTGGAGGGCAGAATCGTGGTCCCACCAGGGCGTCTCCCAGAAGGATTGCCCCACCACCTCTTCCCGGCCTGCGTTGATGAAAGAAAGGGCCGTGTCGTTCACCCTGCGGAGCGTCCCGTCCAGGTCGAGGAGGCCGGTCAGGAGGTTCGGATCCTGAAAGACCGCTTCGAACTGGCGCTCACGGCGGCGCAGTTTCTGTCTCCGTCGCCGCCTCTCGGTCACGTCCTGGTAGGTTCCGATCAGTCGCTCCGCGTCGCCGTCTTCGTCCCGCAGGATGCGTGCACGGGCCTGCACATGTCGGTCTTCTCTGTCGGGCCGGCGAATTCGGTATCGGACCTGGCAGGTCTCTTTGTCGGGGGTCCCCAGGACGCGGGCCATTGTGTCCTGGAGATGTCCCCGGTCGTCTGGGTGGACGTGCCCGAGGAGTGCTCCGGTTGTCTGCGGGGCCGCATCGACCCCAAAAAGGGCCTGCGTGCGCTCGTCCCACACGCGCCGGTCGTCCGGAATGGACCACTCGAACACGCCGGCGTCGGCGGCGCCGAGGGCCACCCGGAGGCGCGTCTTCTCCTCGGCAAGGGCCGCACTTTTCTCCTGTACGGAGGCTTCTGCCTGCTTGCGCTGGTGAATGTCCTGGGTGATGCCGGCCAGCTTCACGGGGGCATCCAATGCCCTTTCGTCCTGCGAGGAAAACGGGGGGCGCCCGATAACCTGTACGGCGGTTTCGACCCACCGGGCGGTTCCGTCCGGTCGAAGAACGCGGTACTCCCCGCGCCAGCGCCCGTGCTCAAGCAGGTCACGGGCGGTTGGAAGCTCGGGCTGATCCTTCGGGTGCGCCGCCGACCGCCAGAGCATCGGGTCTCGGACAAACGCGTCGGTGGGGCGGCCGAAAATGTGCTCTTCCGAGCTGTTCACGTAGGCCAGTTCATGCCGGACGGGCTCGGCCTCGCTCGAGCCGGTAGGATGAATCCGCACTTCCCAGACCGCGTCGTCGAGGGACGCAAGCAGCTCATTGAGTCGCGTCTCGTCCGACTCGGCGCCCCCCTGTTCGACCGCGCTGATTTTCTGTCGGCGGCGCCGCTCTAACTGATCGACCCCCATCTGCGCCAGATCGTCCAGTCCTGTGAGTTGTCGCTCCGAGGGCGCGCGCGGCTCGGTATCCAGCACGCAGACGGTCCCCAGCACGTGGCCGTCCGGGGTGATCATGGGGGCGCCGGCGTAGAAGCGGACGTGGGGATCCTCCGTAACGAGCGGATTATCGTCGAACCGCTCGTCCTCGGTCGCGTCCTCCACCACGAGCCGCTGGCCCTCGTCGAGGGTGTGCACGCAGAAGGAGGCATCGAGCCCAAGCCCCTGCGCGTCGAGCCCGATGCAGGCCTTGTGCCACTGTTTCTGGTCGCCGACGAAAGTGACGAGCCCAATGGGAACGTCCAGTAGGGCCGCCGCGAGGTCCGCAATGCGGTCGAACGTCTCCTCCGGGGGGGTGTCGATGACGTCGTACCGGCGTAGGGCCTGGAGGCGGCGGGGATCTATTCGTGCGTATTTGCTGCTTGAGGAGGAGAGATTCGAATCAGGGGGACCAGTGGGCATGGGGCGCGTCGGGGGTAGGGAAAAAGCAAAACTTCCGTGCCGTGCGTCCCCTCGAGACACCGGGGCCGCTTCGTGCACGCGTTTGCGGAGTGCCCCTTAGCCGTTGACCTGGCGGTAGGGAGCGAGGTGCCGGCGCAGGGCCGCCCGGTCGGGATCGGACAGGTGGGCATACCGGACGATGCCGACACCATCCAGGTCGGCCACTGCCATTGCGTCGGCCCGAGTTGCCGAGAGGGTCAGCACCACACTTCCGTCGGCGAGGGCCCACTGCTCTTCCGCCGTTGCGGGAGAGCGGTCCACCACGCAGAACCAGTCCGTTACCGGAGGGGTAGGCGGGTCAGAATCTTCTTTCGATTGGCGAAGGGTAACGGTTGGGCAAATGCGAACGGGTCTAGGGGGTGATAAGGAGGGACGCAAACTGGGATGCCTCGGGGCAAAGTCCGGAAGAATCTTCCGTCTGTTGTAGGGCAACAAAAATGCCAGTCTTTTCTTTTGGGCTCACTTCGGACGCCCGTACGCTTCTGTTATATTCTATTTTAAAGTTTTCTCCTTTTTGAGAGGATGAGGGGTGCCCTTACGCTTCAGTACACGCGCCGTCGTCTTCTCGGAGAAGGACGTCGCTCCGATATGGTCTCTGCGTCGGTAATTTCGCCCCCTGCGTTGAGAGTCTCTGTAAGGCAGTCGGTCCAGCCGCGTGTTGTAGCAGCGTGGTTGTTGACCAACAGTCCAGCGCCGGTCGTCCTTCCGCTGGATCTCTCCGGCCCCGATCGACTTGCTTGACGGCGGTGGGTCGGTCTAGGGCGATTTACACAAGCAGCTTTTTGGCTCTTCCGGACTCGAATCCTGCATCGTAAGGAATGCTTTCTTATAAGATATACTCCAAAAGATTCCCTACGCGGTGACATACACTCACGTGTCACCGGGAAAGGTGCAGCTGATGCCCGTCCAAATGCGATGGCCTCGTAAAATTCAGCCATCTCTGTGTACCGTCGCGTCTTTCATGCCGACCAGGTGTTGAGGAGCCATGCCGTCAAGAGCGGCCCAGGCGAGAAGGCAAATGCATTCTGGGGCCGCCTGCGCCGACATGGGCGCTGCCTCCGTGCCCACTCGAATCTCCCCGCGCGTCTACGGCCGTTCCTGGAGCCAGCTCGCCGTGATTGCACAGCGGCAGGGCAACACCGCGGATCCAAACTCCGCCGACGAGGGGGATTGCCGGTTTGCGTGTTCGGTCCCGTCAAACGGCGGTTGACCGTCAGCGGGATCTGCGAGCAGGCGGAAGACTACTTCGTGGAGTGGTGTCCCGACCTGCCCGCATAAGAGAGCTGCAATCGTCGTCTGAATCGGTGGGTGTCGTTTTTGCCCCGCTCGCTCCTCTCGGATATCAGCTGCACAAAGACACAGAAAGAGGGGGGCGGAGCTGCTAAATCGACGCCGATTACACTGGCAAAAGGACCGCGGGCTTCCTGAGTGAAAAGGAAATTCTGGAGGGATAAGAAAATTCTGGGCGGCAGGGGAATTGCTGAAACGAAGAAAAGTCGCCACAAGCTTCACTCGGAGCCCCTGTGACGATGGCCAAAGCCTTCTCGTCCTGTCGGATGAGTCCTACACGAGCACAGGACGTGAATCGGGTAGCTCCGGTGCGCGGCCGGAAAAAACGCTACAAAAAACAATCCGGACTCGTGCCGGATCGTGCGGGCCCCCAGGCCTGTGCGTCGCCTGGTGAGGAGGTTAAGACGAGGGGGCAAGATTCGGAATCTGGTGGCGGGTCAGGAGCCCCCCTGTCTTCAACATGGCCCCCTGAACATAGCCCCCTGGGCCCAGGCGGACGACTACGAGCGAATTTCGACCCCGGTAAATTCGAACCGGGCCCCGCCATCGGGAGACTCCGTGAGGCGGACGCCCCAGCCGTGTGCCTCGGCGATGCGCTTCACGATCGAGAGCCCGAAGCCGGTCCCCTGTTCCCGCGAGGTTTCCCCGGGCTTGAACGCCGTCTCGCGCCGGGCAGGCGGAACGCCGGGCCCGTCGTCCTCCACGTACAGGACGGCGTCGTCGGCACGCCCGACCCGCACCGTGACGTCGCCCTCGCTGTGCTCGACGGCGTTGCGGAAGAGGTTCTCGAAGACGTGCCGGAGGCGGTCCGGGTCGCCCTCGATCGTGCACGCGTCGTCGACGATCAGGGACGCCGCGTTGGTCTCGACCATGTCCCAGCACTGGTCCGCGATGTCCGTCACCGAAACGGGCTCGAGGGATTCGGCCTCGTTGCCGCGCCGGGCGAGAACCAAAGTATCGGAGATGATGTCCTCCATCCGGTCGAGGGCCTCGTGCACCTTCCTGCGGTGGAGCTCCTCATAATCAGGATCCTCGACGGACAGCGTGGTGCGCATCTGCGCGACGTTGAGCGGGTTGCGGAGGTCGTGGGCCACGATGCCCGCAAATTCGTCGAGGCGCTCGTTCTTGCGGCGGAGCTTTTCTTCGCGGTGCACCTGGGCGGTGACGTCGCGGGCAATGCCGACGATGCGGGTCACTGTGCCGTCGACGACGACCGGCGCGAGCTTGGTCTGCCAGATGCGCGGCCCCGCGGGCATGTCGAGCTCCTCCTGGTAGGAGATGGGCGCCCCGGCCTCCACGCAGCGGTGGTAGTTCGCCTCGAGCTCGGCGCCGAGGTCCGGGCCGAGAACCTCCCGGGGCGTCTTGCCCCGGACGGATTCCGAGTCCAGTCCCGTCGCGGCCTCGTGGTACGGGTTGAGCCGCTCGAAGCGAAATTCCGTGCCCGACTCCTCCTCCTCTACGTCGAGGAAGAAGATGGCGTCCTCGGCGTTCTCCAGGAGCGCGTGGTACTCCTCGGTGAGCGCCTTGAGTTTGCGTTCCTTCTGGAGCTGCTCCGTCACGTCGCGGGTGAGGGCGATAAAGCGCTTCTCGCCGCCGATCTCCGTCTTGTCCACCCACACCTCGATCGGAAACGAGGAGCCATCCTTGCGGCGGTGGCGGCCGCTTTTCTTGGCCCGGTCGCCGACCTCCATGGTCCTCCAGGTCTCGCGCAGCTCCTCCTGAGACAGGCCGACCTCGAAGTCCGCCACGTTCATGGACCGCAGCTCCCGGTACGTGTAGCCAAGTTCGTCGACGGTCTGCTCGTTGACGTCCAGGATGTGTCCCTCCGCGTCGTGGATCACGACGGAGTCGGGAAGATTCTCGAACAGCGACTTCAGGCGCTGGCGACTGCCCTCGAGGGTCTTCTCACGTCGCTTCCGCTCGGTGATCTCCCGGCTGATGCCGACAATGCCCACGATGGCGCCGTCCTCGTCGCGGTGCGGATACCGGTTCTCCAGAAAGACGTGCTTCGTGCCGTCGATGAACCGGGTGGCCTCGTAGGAGTCCGCGGTCCCGTCCGCGAGAATCTGCTCGTCGATCCGGCGGATTTCGGCGGCACTCTCGGCATCGAACAGGTCTTCGGCGCGCTTTCCGACGGCCTCCTCGGGGGGGAGCCCGACAAGGTCGGCGGCCGCCTCGTTCACGAACTGGTAGCGGCCCGCCCGGTCCTTGACGTACACGGCCTGGGCGGTATTTTCGATGAGCGCGCTGAGCTGGCGATTTTTCTGCGCGAGCTCTTCCTCCGAGGCCTTGCGGTCCGTGATGTCGGTGAAGTAGAGCGACAGTCCGCTCTCGTCGGGATAGACGCGGACCTCGAACCAGCGGTCCAGGCCCGGGTCGTACCGCTCGAAGGACTGCTGCTCCTGGGTCGCCAGCGCCAGGTCGAGGGCGTCCTCCGCGGCGGTTTCCTCCGACTCCGGGAAGGCGTCCCACACGTGCCGGCCGATCAACTGCGCCCGGTCGGCATCTAGGATCTGCTCGGCCCGGTCGTTGACGTAGGTGTACCGGAGGTTCGTGTCGAGGGCCACGACGCCTTCGCTCACGCGCTCAAGAACGGTGCTTCGTCGCAGCGCCTCGTCGTCGTTAAGGTTCTGCACGGCGGGGGAGATCATGTCGGCGGAGAACCGGGTGGGGCGTAACGGATGCGTGCTTGATCTGTCACGAATCATTTCGCAATGACCATACCACCCCGGCGGGCCGCCCGGTCACGTCCTGGATGCCTCCGCACCCCCCCAGACAGGCGCTCGCAGGAAGCAGGTGGGCGGCAGTCGGTTGCGCGGGCCGGTCCGGAAGTGGGAAGGGCCCCGGACGGAAACATTTGCCGTTCCCCGTTCAGGCGGACGGGTCCCCTGCGTGCCGTTCCTCGTACGGCCCGAAGTGCTTTACCGGCTCGTCGTAGCCGAGGAGGCGGGTCTGCACCCACCCGACGGCACGGTCCTGAAACATGGCGATCGAGGGGACGATCATCATGAGGACGGCGGTGCCGAAGACGATGCCGACCCCGAGGCTCACAGCCATCGGGATGAGGAACTGGGCCTGCACGCTCTGCTCCACGATGATGGGGAAGAGGCCCAGGAACGTCGTCAGGGACGTGAGCAGGATGGGGCGGAAGCGCATCTGCCCGGCCCGGACGAGCGCGTCGGGCCAGTCGCGGCCCTCGGCGCGCTCCTCGTTGGCAAAGTCGAGCATCACGAGCGCGTCGTTTACGATGACGCCGCTGAGGCCCACGATGCCGTAGATGCTGAGCAGGCCGAGCTGGATGTCGAGCATCAGGTGGCCCAGCAGGGCCCCGATCCAGCCGAACGGAATGGTGCTCATGATGACCAGGGGCTGGAGGTACGATCGGAAGGGAATGGCCAGCAGGGCGTAGATGGCAAACAGTGCGAGCAGAAAGCCGATCACGAGGGCGCTCTGCGCCTTGCGCTGCTGCCGCTGCTGCCCGCCGAAGGTAAAGGTGGCCCCCGGAATCGCGCGCTGAATGTTGGGGAGCACGCTGGACTGGAGGCTCGCTTTGACCGCGTTGCCGGTCGTGACGCCCGGGTCCACGTCGGCCGTCACCGTGACGACCCGGCGGCCGTCCTGCCGGTTGATCTGCGAGGGGCTGTACCCGAACGACACGTCCGCGACCTCCTCCAGGGGCACCTGCGCCCCAGCGGCCGTCCGGATGCGGTAGTCGCTCAGGTCCTCGATGGAGTTGCGTTGGTCGTCGGGCAGCCGGGTGTAGACGCGCACCTCGTTCTGTCCGCGCTGGAGCCGGTAGGACTCCAGCCCGAAGAAGGCGGCGCGGACCTGGCCGGCGAGGTCGTTGAGCGAGAGGCCGAGCGTCCGGGCGCCCGGCTTCATCGACAGTTCCAGCTCCCGCTTGCCCTGTTCCTGGTCGGACTTGATGTCGAACACGCCCCCGAAGCGGGCCAGGGAGTCCTGCACGGCGGCCACCGTCCGGTCGAGCTTGTCGGGCGTGGGGGCCGACAGCTCCACCGAGACGGGCTTGCCCACCGACACGACGTTGGCGGTGAACGAGAGCGAGCGCGCGCTGGGCACCCGTCCGGTCTCCGCGCGCCATCGCTCCTCAAACTGCGCGGACGTGATGTCCCGCTCCTCCGGGTCGATCATCTCGAAGCTCACCTCGGCCACGTTGGCCTGCGTGGCGGTAAAGCCGCCCGCGCCGGGGTCGCTGTTGGCCTGGGGCTGACGGCCGACGGCCACGTACACGTTTTCGACGAGGTCCTGTCCGGCCTTCGCTTCGAGGGCCTCGATGGCCTCGTACCCCGTCTCTTGCAGGCGGGCCGTCATGCGCTCGGTGGCCTCCGGCGTGGTGCCCACCGGCATCTCCAGCTGGGCCGTCACCAGCTTCCCCTGCACGCTGGGGAAGAAGGAGAACCCGATGTACCCGTTGCTGGCGAAACTGAAGGAGATGAACAGTAGCGACACGCCCGCCACGAGGGTCACGCCGTAGTGCCGGGTGGCGAACCGGAGGGCCGTCGTGAGCGGGCCGCGCACGAAGGCCCAGAGCTGGGCGGCCACCCACCGCCGCACCCGGTTGAGCGTGCGGATCGGGAGGGTGGGGGTGCCCGGTTCCTGGTCCGGACGTTCCGACAGGTGGTAGGGGAGGATCAACAGCACCTCCACGAGCGACAGCAGCAGGACGATGATGACGATCGTGGGGATGTCCCCGAGAAATTTGCCGATCGTGCCGCCGATGAAGAGGAGGGGAGAGAAGGCGGCGACGGTCGTCAAGACGGCGAAGATGACCGGGATGCCGACGCGCTGCGTCCCGCGAATTGAGGCCTCCAAAGGATCGCCTGTGCCCTCCTGCTCGGCGTACACGTTCTCGCCCACCACGATGGCGTCGTCGACCACGATGCCGATGGAGAGAATGAAGCCGAAGAGGGACAGGAGGTTGATCGACACGTCCAGGTACTGCATGAGGATGAACGTGCCCGTAAACGACAAGAAGATGCCGACCGAGGTCCAGAAGGCCAGCCGGGGGGCGAGGAAGAGGGTGAGCGTGAGGACGACGAGGAACAGCCCCAAGATGCCGTTTTCGATCAGCAGGTTGAGCCGGCTGCGGAGGCTCTCGGCCTGGTTCTGCCAGATGGCGGCCTGAACCCCGGCCGGAAGAGACGCCTGCAGGTCGTCGTCGAGGTACGTTTTGACCGTCTCCTCGATGTCGAGCACCTGCTCCTGCCCCGTGCGGAAGACGTTGAGGATGGCGGCCGGCTCGCCGTTGAAGCGCGTGATGAGGTCGGAGTTTTCGGCAAATCCGTCCTGAATGCTTGCGACCTCACCGAGGCGCACCTTTGTGCCGTCGTCGCGGGTGAGGGCCACGATGTCCTCGAAGTCCTCCTTCGTGTAGTTCTGGCCCTCCGTCCGGATGACGATCTCCTCCTCGTCCGTCTCTACGCTTCCGCCCGGCAGGTCGAGGCTCCCCTCCCGCACGATCCGCGAGACCTCCGCGAGGCGCATGCCGTACTTGCGAAGCGCCTCGCGGGAGGCCTCCACGGAAATCTCGTAGTCCCGCACGCCCCCAATGCGCACGAAGGAGATCTGCGGGTTGCGCGTCAGGTCGTCCTTCACGCGCTGGGCGAGCTCCTTCAGGGTGCGCTCGCTCGCGTCGCCATAGAGGGCAATCTGGAGCGCCTGCTGCCGGTTGGTGACCTCCGTGACGATCGGCTGCTCGGCCTCCTCCGGAAACGCGGTGATGCGGTCCACCTCCGACTTGATGTCGGTGCGGGCCCGGGAGAGGTCGGTGCCGCGCTTCAGCTCGGCGGTCACCACGCCGCTGTTCTCGGTGGCGGTCCCCAGAATGCGGTCGATGCCCTCGACGCCCTCGATGCGGTCCTCGATGCGGCGGACGATGGACTGCTCCACCTCTTCGGGCGAGCCGCCGGGGTAGGTGACCTGGATCTGCACCGAGTCGAGACTAAACTCGGGGAAGACCTCCTGCACGGTGGTGAAGGCCGCCGCGCCGCCCCCCAGAAGGAGCAGAAGCATCAGCAGGTTGGCCGCTACGCCGTTGCGGGCGAACCAGTCGATTGCTCTGTTCATCGTTGGAACGTTGGTACGTTGGACGTTGGAACGTTAGGCCGGAGAAGGTCACTCCGGTGTGTCCAGGTTGATTTGGTACTCGACGCTTTTCTCCCGGACGCGGGTTTCTCCCGGACGCGGGAGGCATTGGGTTTCGATTCCAGGTACTGAATCAGCCGAAATAGCTGTCGGGAGGCCTTGTCGGCGAGGTCGTAGGTGGCCTCGAACTCGGCGTCGGACAGGTAGCCTTGATCGGAGGCGACGTAAAGCTGTGCGCGCACCTCGCCCGCTGACCCTCGGGCCCGGCCGAGATGATCCACGAAGATGCTCTGCGTTCGGCTCTCAAAGCCCTCCGCAATGTTGCTCATGACCGACACCGAGGCTCGCTGGATCTGGTCGCGCCGCCCGAAATCTTTGGCAAAAGGCTCCTGCTGGGTGTGCTTGTAAACGCGGTTGGTCAGTTTCCGGGCGGTTTTCCAGACCTCAAGTTTCTCGAAGCGCTCGATTGTGGCCATGGCGTTGAAACGTTTGCACGTTGA is part of the Salinibacter ruber DSM 13855 genome and encodes:
- a CDS encoding four helix bundle protein — protein: MATIERFEKLEVWKTARKLTNRVYKHTQQEPFAKDFGRRDQIQRASVSVMSNIAEGFESRTQSIFVDHLGRARGSAGEVRAQLYVASDQGYLSDAEFEATYDLADKASRQLFRLIQYLESKPNASRVREKPASGRKASSTKSTWTHRSDLLRPNVPTSNVPTFQR
- a CDS encoding efflux RND transporter permease subunit — encoded protein: MNRAIDWFARNGVAANLLMLLLLLGGGAAAFTTVQEVFPEFSLDSVQIQVTYPGGSPEEVEQSIVRRIEDRIEGVEGIDRILGTATENSGVVTAELKRGTDLSRARTDIKSEVDRITAFPEEAEQPIVTEVTNRQQALQIALYGDASERTLKELAQRVKDDLTRNPQISFVRIGGVRDYEISVEASREALRKYGMRLAEVSRIVREGSLDLPGGSVETDEEEIVIRTEGQNYTKEDFEDIVALTRDDGTKVRLGEVASIQDGFAENSDLITRFNGEPAAILNVFRTGQEQVLDIEETVKTYLDDDLQASLPAGVQAAIWQNQAESLRSRLNLLIENGILGLFLVVLTLTLFLAPRLAFWTSVGIFLSFTGTFILMQYLDVSINLLSLFGFILSIGIVVDDAIVVGENVYAEQEGTGDPLEASIRGTQRVGIPVIFAVLTTVAAFSPLLFIGGTIGKFLGDIPTIVIIVLLLSLVEVLLILPYHLSERPDQEPGTPTLPIRTLNRVRRWVAAQLWAFVRGPLTTALRFATRHYGVTLVAGVSLLFISFSFASNGYIGFSFFPSVQGKLVTAQLEMPVGTTPEATERMTARLQETGYEAIEALEAKAGQDLVENVYVAVGRQPQANSDPGAGGFTATQANVAEVSFEMIDPEERDITSAQFEERWRAETGRVPSARSLSFTANVVSVGKPVSVELSAPTPDKLDRTVAAVQDSLARFGGVFDIKSDQEQGKRELELSMKPGARTLGLSLNDLAGQVRAAFFGLESYRLQRGQNEVRVYTRLPDDQRNSIEDLSDYRIRTAAGAQVPLEEVADVSFGYSPSQINRQDGRRVVTVTADVDPGVTTGNAVKASLQSSVLPNIQRAIPGATFTFGGQQRQQRKAQSALVIGFLLALFAIYALLAIPFRSYLQPLVIMSTIPFGWIGALLGHLMLDIQLGLLSIYGIVGLSGVIVNDALVMLDFANEERAEGRDWPDALVRAGQMRFRPILLTSLTTFLGLFPIIVEQSVQAQFLIPMAVSLGVGIVFGTAVLMMIVPSIAMFQDRAVGWVQTRLLGYDEPVKHFGPYEERHAGDPSA
- a CDS encoding PAS domain-containing protein, whose product is MISPAVQNLNDDEALRRSTVLERVSEGVVALDTNLRYTYVNDRAEQILDADRAQLIGRHVWDAFPESEETAAEDALDLALATQEQQSFERYDPGLDRWFEVRVYPDESGLSLYFTDITDRKASEEELAQKNRQLSALIENTAQAVYVKDRAGRYQFVNEAAADLVGLPPEEAVGKRAEDLFDAESAAEIRRIDEQILADGTADSYEATRFIDGTKHVFLENRYPHRDEDGAIVGIVGISREITERKRREKTLEGSRQRLKSLFENLPDSVVIHDAEGHILDVNEQTVDELGYTYRELRSMNVADFEVGLSQEELRETWRTMEVGDRAKKSGRHRRKDGSSFPIEVWVDKTEIGGEKRFIALTRDVTEQLQKERKLKALTEEYHALLENAEDAIFFLDVEEEESGTEFRFERLNPYHEAATGLDSESVRGKTPREVLGPDLGAELEANYHRCVEAGAPISYQEELDMPAGPRIWQTKLAPVVVDGTVTRIVGIARDVTAQVHREEKLRRKNERLDEFAGIVAHDLRNPLNVAQMRTTLSVEDPDYEELHRRKVHEALDRMEDIISDTLVLARRGNEAESLEPVSVTDIADQCWDMVETNAASLIVDDACTIEGDPDRLRHVFENLFRNAVEHSEGDVTVRVGRADDAVLYVEDDGPGVPPARRETAFKPGETSREQGTGFGLSIVKRIAEAHGWGVRLTESPDGGARFEFTGVEIRS